GTCGCGGAAGGGGAAGTGCTGGCCATTCTCGGGCCGAACGGTGCGGGCAAGTCCACCACGCTGCACGTGATCGCCGGTCTGCTGCAGCCGGATTCGGGCCTGGTCCGCGTCGGCGGCCGCACGCTGACCGACACCGCGGCGGGGATCTCGGTGCCCACCCACGATCGTCGCGTCGGCCTGCTGCTGCAGGATCCGCTGCTGTTCCCGCATCTGACCGTGCAGGCCAATGTGGCATTCGCCCCGCGCAGTCGCGGGGCGGGTCGCGAGGCGGCCCGGCACGCCGCAGCGCACTGGCTGGCCGAGGTGGGGTTGGCCGACCTCGCCGACCGCAAGCCGGATCAGCTTTCCGGCGGGCAGGCGCAGCGGGTGGCCATCGCGCGGGCGCTGGCCGCCGAGCCGCAGGTGTTGCTGCTCGACGAGCCGCTGGCGGGGCTCGACGTCGCGGTGGCCGCCTCGGTGCGAGCGCTGCTGCGGCGGGTCTCCTCGGCGGGCCGGGCGACGCTACTGATCACCCACGACCTGCTCGACGTACTGACGCTGGCGGACCGCGTGCTGGTGCTCGACGCCGGCGGTGTCGCTGAGATCGGCGAGGTCGGCGACGTGCTGGCGGCGCCGCGCAGCACGTTCGGCGCCCGGATCGCCGGCGTCAATGTGGTCCGGGGCGTGCCGGCCGGCCCGGACGCGGTGCGTGCCGCGGACGGGACGCTGTGGCACGGCAGGCACGCCGCCCCGCCGTCCGCCGAGGGCGCACTGGTCGCGGTGTTCACCCCGGCCGCGGTCGCGGTCTACCGCGACCTGCCGCACGGCAGCCCGCGCAACAGCGTCCAGATCCGGGTCGCGGAGCTCGACGCCGACGGCGCGCGGGTGCGGGTGCGGGGACAGGAGCAGGCCGACGGCGCGCCCGGCCTGGCGGCCGACATCACCGCGGAGTCGGCAGCCGCCCTGCGGCTCGCGCCCGGCGACCCGGTGTGGTTCACAGTCAAGGCACAGGAGGTCGCCTTGCACCCCGCAGCGCGCTGACGACGCGTCGGCGACCTGCATTGTCGGCCGATTTTGTAAGCTCGCAACAGCGTTACAGTGCGCCACATCGTGAGCAGGCCACACTTGCGTCACGGCCGTAACACGGTAGGTTCATCGCCATGACGCAGCCGGACTCGATTTCGCGACGGCCAGGCCTGTGGACGGCGTTCGCGATCACCGCGGTGACCGCCGCCACCGCCGTCACGATTGCCCTGCCGTCGTCAACTGCCGTCGCGGATCCCGCGACACCGACACCCACCACGGCGGCCCCCGCCGTACCGCCGGCGACGCCGCCGGCCACCGATCCCAACGCCCCGGTCGTACCGCCGCCGCCCGCGGATCCCAACGCTCCGCCGCCGCCTCCGGCCGATCCGAACGCACCGCCGGTCGCACCGCCGCCGCCCGCGGATCCCAACGCGCCGCCGGTCGACCCGAACGCCCCGCCGCCGCCCGCGCCGCCGGAGCCGGGTCGGGTCCCGAACTCCTCAGGTGGCTTCAGTTATCTGCTTCCCGCCGGCTGGGTGGTGTCGGACGCGTCGCGGCTCAACTACGGCCAGGCGTTGCTGAGCAAGACCACCGCCCCGGCCGAAAACGGGCAGCCCGCTCCGACGGCCAACGACACCAGCGTCATCCTCGGCCGGCTGGACCTGAAGCTGTTCGCCGGAGCCGAGCAGGACAACAGCAAGGCCGCGATCCGGCTGGCGTCGGACATGGGCGAGTTCTTCATGCCGTTCCCCGGCGTCCGGCTCAACCAGCAGAGCGGGGCGCTGCAGGCCGGTGACATGCCGGGCTACTTCTCGTCCTACGAGGTGAAGTTCACCGACACCACCAAGCCCAACGGCCAGATCTGGGCCGGTGTGGTCGGCACGTCTGTCCCGAACGCGCCGCGCGATCAGCGCAACCAGCGCTGGTTCGTGGTGTGGCTGGGCACGGCCAAGGATCCGATCGATCCGGCCGCCGCCAAGGCGCTCGCCGAGTCGATCCGGCCGTACACGCCGCCGCCTGCACCGGCGGGAGATCCCAACGCGCCGGTGGCTGATCCGAACGCCCCGCCGCCGACTGCGGGTGGGCGCATCCCGCTCGGTGTTCCCGTCCCGGTGGAGACGCCGGTCCCCGGGATGACCCCCGGCCAATAGGTGATCGTGGCCGTTTGATGCGGCCAATCGTTACCTGCCAGGCGTATACCAAGGGATAGCGGTCGGCATTCACGCTGGCCAGCCAACCGGAGGAGACCGTCATGGACATGGTTGCAGCGACTGAATTCCTCGCCCGTTCGACGACGCTGACCAGCGTCGGCTGGATCGGCTACATCATTATCGGCGCGCTGGCGGGCTGGATCGCCGGCAAGATCGTCAAGGGCGGCGGGTCGGGCATCCTGATGAACATCGTCATCGGGATCGTCGGCGCGCTCATCGGCGGATTCCTGCTGAGCTTCTTCCTGGACACCGCCGCGGGCGGCTGGTGGTTCACCCTGTTCACCGCGGTCCTGGGCTCGGTGATCCTGCTCTGGATCGTCGGTATGGTCCGCAAGACCTAATGCGCGCCTGGCGGGTACGTCGGCCCGGGCCGATGCGCACCCACCCGCTGGAGCTGGACAGTGCCGCAGCAGTCCCGCGCCCGGCGCCCGGCGAGCTGCTGGTGGCGGTGCTGGCCTGCGGCGTCTGCCGCACTGACCTGCACGTCACCGAGGGCGACCTGGCGGTGCACCGGCCGCACGTGACGCCCGGGCACGAGGTCGTCGGCGAGATCATCGCCGTCGGATCTGCCGTCGGGTCCGGCGTCGGCGCGGAATTCGCGGTGGGGGACCGGGTCGGCATCGCATGGCTGCGCCACACCTGCGGGGTGTGCCAGTACTGCCGACGCGGCGCGGAGAACCTGTGCCCGAATTCGCGCTACACCGGGTGGGACGCCGACGGTGGTTATGCCGACTTCGCCACTGTCCCAGCCGATTTCGCCCATCGCCTGCCGGCGGGCTATAGCGACAGCGAGCTGGCGCCGCTGCTGTGCGCCGGGATCATCGGCTACCGCTCGCTGCTGCGCGCCGAGCTTCCGCCGGGCGGGCGGCTGGGGCTTTACGGGTTCGGCGGCAGCGCCCACATCACCGCGCAGGTGGCGCTGGCGCAGGGTGCCGAGGTTCACGTCATGACGCGCGGCAGCCAGGCGCAGGAGCTGGCGCTGAGTCTGGGGGTGGCGTCCGCGCAGGGCCCGGCCGACCCGCCGCCGGTTCCGCTGGACGCGGCGATCATGTTCGCCCCGGTCGGTGACCTGGTGCTGCCGGCCCTCGAGGCGCTCGATCGGGGCGGCACGCTGGCGATCGCGGGCATTCACCTCAGCGACATCCCGGCCCTGAACTATCAGCGACATCTGTTCCAGGAACGCCAGGTTCGGTCGGTGTCGTCGAACACCCGCGCCGACGCCCGCGACTTCCTGGCCTTCGCGGGCCGTCATCGCATCGAGGTCACCACCCCGGAATATCCGCTCGAACAAGCGGACCGGGCCCTGACCGACCTGGTTGAGGGTCGTATCGCGGGGGCCGCGGTCCTGCTGCCGTGACTCAGAGGGCGGCTCAGAGAGCGGCAAGGACTCCGCGCAGTGCGGCGGCGAGGCTGCCCCGCCCGCTGCGGTACAGCGGACCGGTTCCGTCGGACAGCAGGATCCGCAGCCGGGCCATACCGCGCGCCCGCACCGGTTGCGGGGCGTGCAGTCGCAACGTGATGTCGTCGACCACGTCGCGGCAGGTCGCCAATCGCTGCGGATGCACCGGGATGTGCGACGAGAACGCCGGCCGGTCACGGTGCAGGTCGCCGAGGGCGTGGCGCAGACTGCGGGCCAGCGCTTCGCGTTCGGAGATCGAGGTCAGTCGCGCCAGGTGGACCGCCAGCGGGCTGCCGGGCAGTGGTGCGATGCCGTCCTCGACGTCGCGGTCGAGCCGGCCGGCGAACAATCGCGCCCGTAGCCGCGCGGTGACCGTCGCGTCGTGATGCGACGCGGCCGGCGCGGGGGCGTCGAGGCCGCCCGTCAGCCGGGTGTTAATCTCGCCGAAGTTATCGTGAAATTGGTTGAGCCCCATGGGCGTTTCCTGTTCCGAGCAGGCCTCGTTGCCTCACTCTAAATGACCACCCAAAACGTTACACCGGTCATTCATGACCAGTCAAGTTGTTTTGATGGTCACCGATATCTACACTCGACGCCATGGCCGACTGGCTGGCAGAACCCGAGAGCAAGCCGGCGCCCGAGCCGCTCGACCGGGTTCAGGCGCTGGTCAACACCGCCGACCTCGAATCTGGTGCCGACCGGCTGGCCGCCGCCGACGACGCCGAGCTCTGGTTGCGATCCCACGGCCTGCTCGCGGCCGACGGAACTGTCACGCCGCAGGAACTGGACCAGATCCGCGAGGTGCGGGAGGCGCTGCGTGCACTACTGGTGCACAACGCGGGCGGTCCTGCGCCGACACCCGACGACCTTCGCCCGCTGAGCCGGATCACCGACACCGCCACCGCGCGGGTGCACCTCGGTCCGGACGGCGCGCTCGACGTGGCCGCCGACGCCGATTCCCTGCCGGGACGGCTGCTGTCGCTGCTGCTGATCGTCTCGGAGGCCCAGCGCGACGGGACGTGGGCGCAGCTGAAGGCGTGCGGCAACGCGAACTGCCGGTGGGCGTTCTACGACCGCTCCCGCAACCACGGCGGCACCTGGTGCGACATGGCCACGTGTGGCAACAAGCTCAAGAACCGGGAGTTTCGCGCGCGGCGCACCCGAACCTCAGGTTGACAGGTGCCACACCAGCGCGGCGGCCAGCGCACCGAGGCCGTTGAGCGACCAGTGCAACGCGATCGGCGCGATCAGGCTGCCGCTGCGCCGCCGTAGCCAGGTGAACACGAAGCCGGCCGCACCGGTGGCCAGCACCGCCATCACCACCCCGGCGAGCATGCCCAGGAATCCGCCGCCGAACAGCCGGGTGAAACCGACGTTACTGCTGGTCAAACCCAGCGAGGTGGCGACGTGCCACAGACCGAACAGCAACGAGCCGGCGGCGGCCACGCCGCGAAAACCCCAGGCCCGGTCGAGCGCCCCGTGCAGCACACCGCGGAAGGCCAGCTCCTCGGGGATCACGGTCTGCAGCGGGATGATGATCATCGAGGCGACCAGCGCGCCCGACAGCGTCGCGTAGTGGTTGTTCAGGAACATCGGGCGAGTCCAGGGGAGCAGGGCGCCGACCGCGATCACGGTGAACACCAGCAGCACCGCACCGAGCGCGTAGAGCGCGCCGGACTTCCAGTGTTCGCGACCCAATCCCAGTTCGGCCCAACCCAACCCGCGGGAGCGCACCAGCAACAGCAAGCCCGCGGCGGCGGCGGGCACCACGGCGATGTTGGCCCACGGCGTGGTGAAGTGGGCGAGCAGGTTCGTCATGGCGAGCACGACGACGACGACGCCGATATCGACGTAGACGCGGAAGTGATGCAGGGCGGCCAGCTGCGATACCGCGGGGTGGGGCGGCGCGGCCACTGCGCTGAGCTCAGACATAACCCGTCCGAGTGTACCCGCGCTCAGCGGTGCCCCAGCAAAGTTCTACTCGTTGTCCCCGCCGGTCGCGGTGGTCGCGTCGACCACCGCACCCGCCTGCGTTCCGCGCGCATCCGGCCACACCCAGTCGCGCACTTCGGGGATGTCGTCGCCGTGCGTTCGGGTGTACTCGCGGGCCGCCAGCCGTTTGTCGACCATCTGCTGGCGCAGTGTGGCGCAGCTCGACTGCAGGTGCGGCACCCGATCGATGACGTCGATGACCAGGTGATAGCGGTCCAGGTCGTTGAGCATCACCATGTCGAACGGTGTCGTGGTGGTGCCCTCTTCCTTGTAGCCGCGCACATGGATGCGGCTGTCGTTGCTGCGGCGGTAGGTCAGCCGGTGAATCAGCCAGGGATAGCCGTGATAGGCGAAGATCACCGGCTTGTCCGCGGTGAAGACCCCGTCGAACGCCCGGCTCGACAGCCCGTGCGGGTGTTCGGTGTCGTCCTGCAGCCGCATCAGGTCGACGACGTTGACGAACCGGACCCGCAACTCCGGCAGGTGCTGGCGCAGCAGGTCGACGGCGGCCAGGGCCTCCAGCGTCGGGACGTCACCGGCGGCGGCGATCACCACGTCGGGATCCTCGCCGATCGTCTCGTTGCCGGCCCACTCCCAGATGCCCAGGCCCCGGGTGCAGTGCGCGATCGCCTCCTCCATGGTGAGGAAGTTGGGGTGCGGCTGCTTGCCTGCGACGACGACGTTGACGTACTGGCGCGAGCGCAGGCAGTGGTCGTAGGTGGAGAGCAGGGTGTTGGCATCCGGGGGAGGTACACCCGCACCACTTCGGCCCGCTTGTTGACGACGTGGTCGATGAACCCCGGGTCCTGATGGCTGAACCCGTTGTGATCTTGGCGCCAAACATGGCTGGACAGAAGGTAATTGAGGCTGGCGATCGGCCGGCGCCACGGAATGTGGTTGGTCACCTTCAGCCATTTGGCGTGCTGGTTGAACATCGAGTCGATGATGTGGATGAACGCCTCGTAGCAGTTGAACAACCCGTGCCTGCCGGTCAGCAGGTAACCCTCCAGCCAGCCCTGGCACTGATGTTCCGACAGCATCTCCATCACTCGCCCCGCGCGGGCCAGATGTTCGTCGACCTCGGGTCCGAGAAGTTCGGCACTCCACTGCTTGTCGGTCACGTCGAAGACCGCCTGCAGCCGGTTGGACGCGGTTTCGTCAGGCCCGAAGATCCGGAAGTTGTCCGGATTGAGCCGGATCACCTCGGTCAGCCACTGGCCGAGCACCCGGGTGGCCTCGGAGACCGTGGCGCCCGGTGCGGGCACGTCTACCCCGAACGCCCGAAAGTCGGGCAGCCGAAGGTCTTTGAGCAACAACCCGCCGTTGGTGTGCGGGTTGTCGCTCATCCGCAGCTGACCCTGCGGCGCCAGCGCGGCGATACGTGGGTCCAGCGTGCCGTCGGCGTCGAAGAGTTCCTCGGCGCGATAGGACGCCAGCCAGTCGGCGAGCACCTGCAGATGCTCAGGGGTGTCTCTGGCGCTGGCCAGCGGGACCTGGTGCGCGCGCCACGATCCGGTGGTCTTCTTGCCGTCGATATAGGCCGGGCCGGTCCATCCCTTGGGGGTGCGGAACACGATCATCGGCCAGGCCGGCCGCTCATCCGAGGGCGAGGCCTTGATCTCGGCGATCCGGTCCAGCACGTCGTCGAGCAGTGCCGCGAACCGGCGGTGCGCGTCGGCGTGATCCGCCGCCGCGTCCTCGGTCACCTCGAAGAAGTAGGGCTCGTGCCCGAATCCGACCATGAGGCTGCGTAATTCGTCCTCGGGGATACGGGCCAGCACCGTCGGGTTGGCGATCTTGTAGCCGTTGAGGTGCAGGATCGGCAGCACCACACCGTCGCGCGCGGTGTTGACGAACTTGTTGGAATGCCAGCTGGTGGCCAGTGCGCCGGTCTCGGCCTCGCCGTCGCCGACCACCGCGACCACCAGCAGGTCCGGATTGTCGAAGGCGGCACCGTAGGCGTGCGACAGCGCGTAGCCGAGCTCGCCGCCCTCGTGGATCGACCCGGGTGTCTCCGGAGCGACGTGCGAGGGAATGCCGCCGGGGAAGGAGAACTGGCGGAACAGCCGGCGCAGGCCTTCGGCGTCCCGGGTGATGTCGGGGTAGGTCTCGGTGTACGTGCCGTCCAGGTAGGCATTGGCCACCAGGCCGGGGCCGCCGTGACCGGGTCCGGTGACGTACACGGTGGACTGCTCGCGCGCCGTGATGGTGCGGTTGAGGTGGGCGTAGAGGAAGTTCAGCCCCGGGGTGGTGCCCCAGTGGCCGAGCAGCCGGGGTTTGACGTGCTCGCGGGTCAGCGGCGTGCGCAACAACGGATTGTCCAGAAGATATATCTGTCCGACCGAGAGATAATTGGCTGCCCGCCACCAGCCGTCGAGTTGGTCAATGGTCTCTTCGCTTATCGAGTCCATGGGTCCATCAAACCCCGATCGCGGCGACCGCGCTGCCGGGGCACCGATTGTTCACTACTACGCTGTCCGACGTGCTCGGCTTGGCGATGGACTCGTGACCGCTCCCGCGCTGCTCGCCGGCGTGCGAGTGCTGGATCTGTGCGACCAGACCGGCGACCCGGTCACCCGGCTGCTGGCCGACCTTGGTGCCGATGTCATCAAGGTCGAGGCGCCGGGAGGTAGCCCCGCCCGCCGGGCGCTGCCCACCCTCGACGGCGTCAGCATCCCGTTCGCGCTACACAACGCGAACAAGCGCGCCCTGGTGCTCGATCCCGCCGCCGACGCCGACCGGCGCCGGTTCGTCGAGCTGGCCGGCGAGGCCGACATCCTCGTCGACAGCGGAACCCCCGGTCTGGTGGCGGAGTTCGGCACCTCCGGAGCCGCGTTGGCCGACCAGTTCCCGCAGCTGGTCGCGATGTCGGTCACCGACTTCGGCGCCGAGGGTCCGCGGGCGTCGTGGCGAGCCAGTGACCCGGTGCTCTACGCGATGTCCACGGCGCTGTCTCGGTCGGGACCGATGACGGGCACACCGGTGCTGCCCCCGGACGGTATCGCCTCCACCACCGCGGCCGTGCAGGCGGCATGGGCGGTACTGGTGGCGTACTTCAACCGATTGCGCTGTGGGACCGGCGATTACATCGACTTCTCCCGGTACGACGCCGTGGTGCTGGCATTGGATCCGCCGTTCGGGACGCAGGGTCAGGCCGCGACCGCCCGCAACGCGGCCGAGCGCTGGCGCGGCAGGCCGCGAAATCAGGATTCGTATCCGATCTTCGCCTGCCGCGACGG
This is a stretch of genomic DNA from Mycobacterium sp. ELW1. It encodes these proteins:
- a CDS encoding zinc-binding alcohol dehydrogenase family protein, whose product is MRAWRVRRPGPMRTHPLELDSAAAVPRPAPGELLVAVLACGVCRTDLHVTEGDLAVHRPHVTPGHEVVGEIIAVGSAVGSGVGAEFAVGDRVGIAWLRHTCGVCQYCRRGAENLCPNSRYTGWDADGGYADFATVPADFAHRLPAGYSDSELAPLLCAGIIGYRSLLRAELPPGGRLGLYGFGGSAHITAQVALAQGAEVHVMTRGSQAQELALSLGVASAQGPADPPPVPLDAAIMFAPVGDLVLPALEALDRGGTLAIAGIHLSDIPALNYQRHLFQERQVRSVSSNTRADARDFLAFAGRHRIEVTTPEYPLEQADRALTDLVEGRIAGAAVLLP
- a CDS encoding CPBP family intramembrane glutamic endopeptidase, producing the protein MSELSAVAAPPHPAVSQLAALHHFRVYVDIGVVVVVLAMTNLLAHFTTPWANIAVVPAAAAGLLLLVRSRGLGWAELGLGREHWKSGALYALGAVLLVFTVIAVGALLPWTRPMFLNNHYATLSGALVASMIIIPLQTVIPEELAFRGVLHGALDRAWGFRGVAAAGSLLFGLWHVATSLGLTSSNVGFTRLFGGGFLGMLAGVVMAVLATGAAGFVFTWLRRRSGSLIAPIALHWSLNGLGALAAALVWHLST
- a CDS encoding CGNR zinc finger domain-containing protein, with amino-acid sequence MADWLAEPESKPAPEPLDRVQALVNTADLESGADRLAAADDAELWLRSHGLLAADGTVTPQELDQIREVREALRALLVHNAGGPAPTPDDLRPLSRITDTATARVHLGPDGALDVAADADSLPGRLLSLLLIVSEAQRDGTWAQLKACGNANCRWAFYDRSRNHGGTWCDMATCGNKLKNREFRARRTRTSG
- a CDS encoding ATP-binding cassette domain-containing protein, with protein sequence MAELQFAAAVADRSYEVAFEVAEGEVLAILGPNGAGKSTTLHVIAGLLQPDSGLVRVGGRTLTDTAAGISVPTHDRRVGLLLQDPLLFPHLTVQANVAFAPRSRGAGREAARHAAAHWLAEVGLADLADRKPDQLSGGQAQRVAIARALAAEPQVLLLDEPLAGLDVAVAASVRALLRRVSSAGRATLLITHDLLDVLTLADRVLVLDAGGVAEIGEVGDVLAAPRSTFGARIAGVNVVRGVPAGPDAVRAADGTLWHGRHAAPPSAEGALVAVFTPAAVAVYRDLPHGSPRNSVQIRVAELDADGARVRVRGQEQADGAPGLAADITAESAAALRLAPGDPVWFTVKAQEVALHPAAR
- a CDS encoding GlsB/YeaQ/YmgE family stress response membrane protein — protein: MDMVAATEFLARSTTLTSVGWIGYIIIGALAGWIAGKIVKGGGSGILMNIVIGIVGALIGGFLLSFFLDTAAGGWWFTLFTAVLGSVILLWIVGMVRKT
- a CDS encoding APA family fibronectin-binding glycoprotein, with product MTQPDSISRRPGLWTAFAITAVTAATAVTIALPSSTAVADPATPTPTTAAPAVPPATPPATDPNAPVVPPPPADPNAPPPPPADPNAPPVAPPPPADPNAPPVDPNAPPPPAPPEPGRVPNSSGGFSYLLPAGWVVSDASRLNYGQALLSKTTAPAENGQPAPTANDTSVILGRLDLKLFAGAEQDNSKAAIRLASDMGEFFMPFPGVRLNQQSGALQAGDMPGYFSSYEVKFTDTTKPNGQIWAGVVGTSVPNAPRDQRNQRWFVVWLGTAKDPIDPAAAKALAESIRPYTPPPAPAGDPNAPVADPNAPPPTAGGRIPLGVPVPVETPVPGMTPGQ